In Silene latifolia isolate original U9 population chromosome 3, ASM4854445v1, whole genome shotgun sequence, a single window of DNA contains:
- the LOC141647041 gene encoding protein trichome birefringence-like 41 — protein MGLLTKLTTSLLFFILITFQATTTKGSNTIINNNINNNNRVISKRNSNNSNTSRSRSIRRNSNIISSNITNNSNNNKCDYYNGRWIADFSYPLYNPDNCPFIQKEFTCSKNGRKDQLYLHYGWKPLSCNLPRFNARGFLERFRGKNIMFVGDSLSLNQWQSLTCMLHSAVPTASYNLSRQDDVSTFSFPDYELNIMLDRSVYLVDVVRERIGRVLKLDSISGGRLWKYMDVLIFNTWHWWSRRGPSQPWDYIRIGNVTIKDMDRMVAFGIALNTWGRWVDATIDPTRTKVFFQGISPSHYNGSDWEEPTSINCLRQTRPVNGYTYPAGIPEAVTVLKRALSKIKKPVTLLDITLLSLLRKDAHPSIYGLFSMDCSHWCLPGVPDIWNQILYSYFL, from the exons ATGGGATTATTAACAAAATTAACAACAtccctcctcttcttcatcttaaTTACATttcaagcaacaacaacaaagggatcaaatacaataataaacaataatattaataataataatagagtaATTAGCAAAAGAAATAGCAACAACAGCAACACTAGTAGAAGTAGAAGTATTAGAAGAAATAGCAACATTATTAGTAGCAACATtactaataatagtaataataataagtgtGATTATTATAATGGAAGATGGATAGCTGATTTTTCATATCCATTATATAATCCTGATAATTGCCCTTTTATTCAAAAAGAATTTACTTGCTCTAAAAATGGTAGAAAAGATCAGCTTTATCTTCATTATGGTTGGAAACCTCTTTCTTGCAATTTACCCAG ATTCAATGCAAGAGGTTTTCTCGAAAGGTTTAGAGGGAAAAACATAATGTTTGTCGGCGATTCACTAAGTCTAAATCAATGGCAGTCACTTACTTGTATGTTGCATTCTGCTGTACCCACTGCTTCCTATAATCTGTCCCGGCAAGACGACGTCTCCACATTCTCCTTTCCG GATTATGAACTAAACATCATGCTTGACAGAAGTGTGTATCTAGTTGATGTCGTAAGGGAAAGAATCGGAAGAGTCTTAAAGTTGGATTCCATTAGCGGAGGAAGATTATGGAAATACATGGATGTGCTTATATTCAATACTTGGCATTGGTGGAGTCGTCGTGGCCCAAGCCAACC ATGGGACTACATTCGGATTGGCAATGTTACGATCAAAGATATGGATCGCATGGTGGCTTTCGGAATAGCACTCAACACTTGGGGTCGATGGGTAGACGCCACCATCGatcctacaagaacaaaggtgttCTTTCAAGGAATTTCACCTTCTCATTACAA CGGGAGCGACTGGGAAGAACCGACCTCTATAAACTGCTTAAGGCAAACCCGACCAGTGAATGGCTACACTTATCCGGCTGGCATACCTGAAGCAGTGACGGTATTAAAGCGCGCCCTAAGCAAAATCAAGAAACCAGTAACTCTGCTAGATATAACTCTGCTTTCATTACTGAGGAAAGATGCACACCCTTCTATTTACGGGCTCTTTTCGATGGATTGCAGCCATTGGTGTCTCCCTGGTGTTCCTGATATTTGGAACCAAATTCTTTACAGTTACTTTCTTTAA
- the LOC141647044 gene encoding protein trichome birefringence-like 41 → MTNYCRRKMAQIIWLRVIFSLLLLLRKSNGEDGPVNSCNLFEGSWIYDDNYPLYDSFVCPFLRTQFDCKKNGRPDNDYLKYRWQPTGCNLPRFDAQDFMTRARGKKILFVGDSLSLNQWQSLTCMLHAAVPDAKYNSVQQKPMYYFDFPEYELSITMQWHQFLVDIDEENIGRVLKLDSIKGGDAWKDFDLLVFDSWHWWFYKPPNQPWDFIQFDGKIIKDMDRIQAFQIAFQTWANWVDSEVDHSKTKVFYQGISASHYHGADFGKPGARDCGSELKPVMGSTSPTTQSPGEEIVKNILAQMKTPALFLDITLLTQLRPDAHPKSYADPRHPVLGDCTHWCLAGVPDTWNLLMLASL, encoded by the exons ATGACAAATTATTGTAGGAGAAAAATGGCTCAAATTATTTGGCTGCGTGTTATATTctcgttattattattgttacgaAAATCAAACGGAGAAGACGGTCCAGTAAATAGTTGCAATTTATTTGAAGGAAGTTGGATTTATGATGATAATTATCCATTATATGATTCTTTTGTATGTCCTTTTTTAAGAACACAATTTGATTGCAAAAAAAATGGAAGGCCTGATAATGATTATCTCAAGTATCGCTGGCAGCCTACTGGGTGCAATCTCCCAAG ATTCGATGCACAAGATTTTATGACGAGGGCAAGAGGAAAGAAGATATTGTTTGTAGGGGACTCGCTAAGCCTGAATCAATGGCAATCACTCACATGCATGCTTCATGCAGCTGTTCCTGACGCAAAATACAATTCTGTCCAGCAAAAGCCTATGTATTACTTCGATTTTCCT GAATATGAATTATCAATAACTATGCAATGGCATCAATTTCTAGTAGATATTGATGAGGAAAATATAGGACgagtattaaaacttgattctaTAAAAGGTGGTGATGCATGGAAGGATTTTGACTTATTGGTCTTCGATAGTTGGCATTGGTGGTTTTACAAGCCTCCTAATCAACC GTGGGATTTTATTCAATTTGATGGTAAAATTATAAAAGATATGGACCGAATTCAAGCATTCCAAATTGCATTTCAAACATGGGCAAATTGGGTGGACTCGGAAGTGGATCATTCGAAAACAAAAGTGTTTTATCAAGGAATTTCAGCTTCACATTATCA TGGGGCGGATTTTGGGAAGCCGGGAGCAAGAGATTGTGGATCGGAGCTCAAACCGGTGATGGGCTCAACTAGCCCAACAACACAAAGCCCAGGAGAAGAGATAGTGAAGAATATATTGGCCCAAATGAAAACTCCAGCTTTATTTCTAGACATAACATTGTTAACTCAATTAAGGCCTGATGCACATCCTAAGTCATATGCTGACCCTAGGCATCCTGTTCTAGGAGATTGTACTCATTGGTGTCTCGCTGGTGTTCCTGATACTTGGAATTTACTCATGTTAGCGTCTTTGTAA
- the LOC141648608 gene encoding protein trichome birefringence-like 41, protein MSIYNYSIIFSLIFIFYTINNKSNVIASNVTSNCNIFEGSWVYDSHYPLYNSTACSFSRQQFNCQKNGRPDTDYLKYRWQPTGCNLPKFNAKLFLRKYRGKKILFVGDSLGLNQWESLICMLHARVPKAKYNVINQSPKFFFEFPEYNLTISMEWQQYLVDIDEENVGKVLKLDSIKAGNEWKNYDLLVFNSWNWWPYKPPRQPWDFIQLKNKTMVKDMNRNEAFKIAFGTWAKWVDLTINPSKTKVFFQGFSTSHFNGSSFGKPKAKNCIGETRPVKGSKSLAQPSPGIEIVKNIMAQMKKPALFLDISLLSQLRPDAHLMGFDRPDHKGLDCLHWCVAGVPDTWNVLLYASLSI, encoded by the exons ATGTCAATTTATAATTACTCGATAATTTTTTCGTTGATTTTTATATTTTATACGATTAATAATAAATCGAATGTTATTGCAAGTAACGTTACGAGTAATTGCAATATATTCGAGGGAAGTTGGGTGTACGATAGTCATTACCCGCTATACAATTCAACGGCATGTTCATTTTCAAGACAACAATTTAATTGCCAAAAGAACGGTAGGCCTGATACCGACTACCTCAAATATCGATGGCAGCCTACCGGATGCAATTTACCCAA GTTCAATGCGAAACTTTTCTTAAGAAAGTATAGAGGGAAGAAAATATTATTTGTAGGGGACTCCTTAGGCCTCAATCAATGGGAATCACTAATTTGCATGCTTCATGCTCGTGTTCCTAAAGCAAAATACAACGTCATTAATCAATCGCCCAAGTTTTTCTTTGAGTTTCCG GAGTATAACCTTACAATAAGCATGGAATGGCAACAATATTTGGTGGACATAGATGAAGAAAATGTAGGCAAAGTATTAAAGTTGGACTCCATTAAGGCTGGTAATGAATGGAAGAATTATGACTTGTTGGTCTTCAATAGCTGGAATTGGTGGCCTTATAAACCTCCCAGACAACC ATGGGACTTCATTCAGTTGAAAAACAAGACAATGGTAAAAGACATGAATCGAAACGAGGCATTCAAAATCGCATTTGGAACATGGGCGAAATGGGTCGACTTGACGATTAATCCTTCTAAAACCAAAGTGTTTTTTCAAGGGTTCTCAACTTCGCATTTCAA TGGTAGTTCATTTGGTAAGCCCAAAGCAAAAAATTGCATAGGTGAGACAAGACCGGTGAAAGGTTCAAAAAGCCTGGCCCAACCGAGCCCGGGAATAGAGATAGTGAAGAACATAATGGCCCAAATGAAAAAGCCCGCTTTGTTTTTGGACATTTCATTATTGTCCCAACTACGGCCCGACGCACACCTTATGGGCTTCGATAGGCCCGATCACAAAGGCTTAGACTGCTTGCATTGGTGTGTTGCTGGTGTTCCTGATA
- the LOC141647043 gene encoding putative F-box protein At5g38810 → MKEKNNCVVASIMAMWDLICHYLGDCQNGSTISSLPDEIIINILSRVSAETILACRAVCSAWHHITNTTQFTQLHRIRSNNPVILGRVFNSSISYSSPRWFFIGNFRFYNVEITGLESVRRASKPHVQAVCDGLIIFKHSVNYTDSYVICNPITREEVEFRLQTNDNICGFYYHKVQKEYALLIYQKNDQYEYSIYGLTSKDRRTISTRVEFNPNCCGVSTCGALFWIIYGSKYHNSLSVNTESILMFNLETEKFTVKDHPADRYKQAARNQLKLLEIDGKLGCCDVYSKSVQVWILEDVENWKWAKRYVVDLNRILNENYGDRSIPQIAKTCVVATLNGDLLLFRGLVGLLWWNRRLNKVSKMNTGTLDMTDLSIVCDAVSFTSSLISLRQSNILP, encoded by the exons ATGAAAGAGAAGAACAATTGTGTGGTCGCATCGATCATGGCAATGTGGGATCTGATATGCCATTATTTAGGCGATTGTCAAAACGGTTCTACTATCTCAAGCCTTCCAGATGAGattataataaatattttaagCAGGGTTTCTGCTGAGACTATTCTAGCATGCAGGGCAGTCTGCTCAGCATGGCATCACATAACTAATACTACTCAGTTTACTCAACTGCACCGGATCAGATCCAATAATCCTGTTATACTTGGACGAGTTTTTAACAGTAGTATCAGCTATAGTTCTCCGCGCTGGTTTTTCATTGGTAATTTCAGATTCTATAACGTCGAGATAACAGGATTGGAATCCGTAAGGCGAGCTTCCAAACCTCATGTTCAAGCTGTTTGTGATGGTTTAATTATTTTCAAACATTCCGTGAATTATACCGACTCCTATGTGATTTGCAATCCTATCACACGAGAAGAAGTCGAATTCCGTCTCCAAACTAATGATAATATATGCGGATTTTACTATCATAAG GTACAAAAGGAGTACGCACTACTTATTTATCAAAAGAACGATCAGTACGAGTATTCTATTTACGGTTTGACAAGTAAAGATCGGAGAACAATTTCTACCCGGGTTGAATTTAATCCGAATTGTTGCGGAGTTTCTACATGCGGAGCTCTATTTTGGATCATTTACGGCAGTAAATACCATAACAGTTTATCTGTTAATACCGAGAGCATACTAATGTTTAATTTGGAGACGGAAAAATTTACGGTGAAAGATCACCCAGCGGACAGATACAAACAGGCAGCGCGTAATCAATTAAAATTATTGGAAATTGACGGAAAATTAGGGTGTTGCGATGTTTACTCGAAATCCGTGCAAGTATGGATTTTGGAGGATGTCGAAAATTGGAAGTGGGCTAAGAGGTATGTGGTGGATCTTAACAGGATTTTAAATGAAAATTATGGTGATCGAAGTATCCCGCAGATTGCCAAAACTTGTGTTGTGGCTACACTGAACGGAGATTTGCTTCTATTTCGGGGTTTAGTCGGATTGTTGTGGTGGAATCGTCGACTGAATAAGGTTAGCAAGATGAATACTGGTACTTTAGACATGACGGATTTATCGATCGTGTGCGACGCGGTTTCCTTTACTAGTAGCTTAATTTCTCTTCGACAATCCAACATTCTTCCGTAA
- the LOC141647042 gene encoding protein trichome birefringence-like 38 produces the protein MGYNIVIAILIILVHQCNAKSHHNNNNTKTIIKGKKLDGSSNCNIFDGSWEYNDDYTPIYDTSACPFISDEFDCQKNGRPDQLYLKYRWKPTNCALPSFDGQDFLTKFRGKKIMFVGDSLSLDQWQSLTCMLHASAPQSDYTFTNKGGIATFFIQDYNISVMLYRTPYLVDVVSDKIGRILKLDSIQGGNAWIDMDLLIFNSWHWWVHNGSQQTGWDYIQKGTEIYKDMDRLKAYKYGMITWSNWVKTNTNSQKTQVFFQNISPTHYRASEWNTSSGTCKGETTPISGSTYPAGLPAPTQVVYQVMRGLSSKVTLLDITTLSQLRKDGHPSIYGPDGDHGNDCSHWCLPGVPDTWNQLLYVLLTQSQSRHHHHLISN, from the exons ATGGGTTACAATATAGTTATAGCCATACTCATTATACTTGTACATCAATGCAATGCAAAATCacaccataataataataatactaaaacaataataaagggtAAAAAATTAGATGGTTCTTCTAATTGTAACATTTTCGACGGAAGTTGGGAGTATAATGACGATTATACTCCGATATATGACACTTCTGCATGCCCTTTTATTAGCGATGAATTTGATTGTCAAAAGAATGGTCGACCCGATCAACTCTACCTCAAGTATCGATGGAAGCCTACTAATTGTGCTTTGCCAAG TTTCGATGGGCAAGATTTTCTAACAAAGTTTCGAGGGAAGAAAATAATGTTCGTAGGAGATTCGTTAAGTCTTGATCAATGGCAGTCATTAACATGCATGTTGCATGCAAGTGCACCTCAATCTGATTATACTTTCACTAACAAAGGAGGCATTGCTACATTTTTCATTCAG GATTACAATATATCAGTGATGCTATATCGGACGCCTTATTTAGTGGATGTAGTGTCAGACAAGATAGGGAGGATATTGAAGCTTGATTCTATTCAAGGTGGCAATGCTTGGATAGACATGGATTTGCTTATCTTTAATAGTTGGCATTGGTGGGTTCATAATGGTAGCCAACAAACCGG ATGGGATTACATCCAAAAGGGGACTGAGATATACAAGGATATGGATAGATTGAAAGCATACAAATATGGGATGATAACATGGTCGAATTGGGTAAAAACCAACACTAACAGCCAGAAAACTCAAGTCTTTTTTCAGAACATCTCCCCTACACATTACAG AGCAAGTGAATGGAACACATCATCAGGGACTTGCAAAGGAGAGACAACACCCATATCCGGATCCACGTACCCGGCCGGGTTACCCGCACCAACACAAGTAGTATACCAAGTAATGCGTGGATTGTCATCAAAGGTTACATTATTAGACATAACAACATTATCCCAACTTAGAAAAGACGGGCACCCGTCAATTTACGGGCCGGATGGTGATCATGGTAATGATTGTTCGCATTGGTGTCTTCCTGGTGTTCCTGATACCTGGAATCAACTTTTATATGTACTTCTTACTCAATCTCAAAGTAGGCACCACCACCACCTCATTAGCAATTGA